Sequence from the Rutidosis leptorrhynchoides isolate AG116_Rl617_1_P2 chromosome 3, CSIRO_AGI_Rlap_v1, whole genome shotgun sequence genome:
GCGTCGAACGAAATACTATTCGGAGCCATTGATAGTGTTTGAGAATTTTGTGTTTGATAGTATAATTTTAGAGAAAAGATAGTTGAGTTGTATATAATTGAGTTTGAGTGAAGTGTATATATAGATGAAAttgtataaatatattattattatataaaaattaaaatttgaaaATAATCCGTTGAAAATCATCGTCAAACGATCAAATGAACTAACAATTAATCATAAAAGAACATGTACGCACCCATTTCTCCCCGCGCCACCACGCAGCACTCCACCACAACAAACTCATCAAGCCGAGCTAAAAATGTGCTCGTTTAAAATATCTGGTGAGTGCGCACGATAAAGAAGGTTTAATGAATACTAAAGTCATCCAAGTAACTCTCAACCTCAACGACTAACACCACTTATTAttctcttaaattaaaattaaaaattaattataaaaatgGCAAATGTTAATAAAGTAGTGGTAAAGAAAAAGGCAAATTTGGGCCTCACCGACTCCAAAATAGAAAAGAAAATTAGCGTTTCGTTGGCAAGAAGAAATCAATCAactcttaaataaataaataaattattatttttaatttataatatataattaaaattaaataataaataggtCGAACGACCCAATGAAATCACAATAATTTCCGTCGCCCCCAAATATCaatatttccatttccattttcattttcattttctcttAGCTTTCTTCGATCATCTAAATCAATTATTTGCTCAATTACAGGTGAATTTTATTTCAATTGCCTCAATTTCTATTTTCGATCTTCAATTCGATTATTTGATTTCAATTCCTTGAGATAAATTAGCAATCCATATCGATGTAATCGTATATGTCTTCGTGTTTTTTTGATTTATGTAGCTCAGGTGTGGTAAATTATAATTCAATTTCGCTCAATTTTGTTTTGTGATAATTAGggtttttcttttctaatttttatgTTGTAATTGTAATTgattgtttttatttttaatttaggcCTGTTTTGGGGTCTCGTTAGCACTTACACGATCAGATGTATATATTTGATGTATAAAGTAATGATTTTTGATGTGCAACCGTGTTTTTATAGGATAATTCATAATAAAGGTAGTTGATTTGTAAAAAAGTAAACGCTTTGTTAAATATTTGTGGTTCTATGTTATGTTGATTGTTAGATTAAATAGATTATTACCAGATAATATTCAAcgtttataattttttttgttcATTTTCTATAATTTGTTTCCTGTTCTGAACGAATTGAGTTAAATTGAATTGCTAGAGGGGTATAATTGGATTGAATTAAAAATTGGGGAATTTAATTTATAGATATAAACTTGAAAGCCTTCTTGTATAAATGCTGCAATAAGCAAATTTGGTATAGAAATTTAGTTTCTGTTCATGATTACTTGAATCTCATTTGTATACCTATGGAGAAAGCGAATTTGATATATGGAAGTGTTCACACATGATTTGTTATATAAGTTTTTACATTGTTCATCGAGTATATGATGGTCTGCAATTTTGTTTGTACTTTTTAGGTGATTACTACAGATTTAAGGTTATTTTGTTAAAGCTTTATGTAATAGATGGAAGTTGGTTTTACATATGTTTGTATTTGTAACTTGCGTAAACCGCTATTCATAAGTTTTTGTATGTGCGAAAAAACTTTTTATTTGGTTTTTGTTGAGTTTTTATTGGTACCGTTGGTTAAAATGAAGTGGTAATGTTTGCTTTTTGCCGATATACTTGTTGAAGACAGTTTTCTCTGAAGTTTTTTGATAATTAGTGCTAATATTTGTTAGATAAAATTTGTGTAGCACACACACAGAACATATATGCTGGATAGGTATTGTTACTCATTGCTGCTTGctgtctattttttttttttggatttatcttttttttttcttcattttattTGCAACAATTACAAAGATCATGGACCTAAACATAGAGCTCTCTATATGGTCAATGGTCTGTGTGGCTCTATTAACTGCTAATAGCTGATATGCAATTAGTGTTCAACACCACAATTTACCAATGCAGTCTTATATAGCAGAGGCAGGGTGTTCAGTATTTTCTATTAAAACTGCTTTAATGAAGTTGGTCTCAGTAGATAAGCTGTATTTTAGAGTTTTCAGATTGCTTATTCAAATTGCTTAGCTGATCATTTTCAAGTGAAAAATGTAATCTTGAATATGCAACTTAAGCATGCTTACGTGTTTCACTCGAAAAGCCAAGTATTCAAAACAGTTTCAGTAAGAATTATCAAAATCCCCTCTCAACTCCCTATCTAAGACCCTTTGGAGATTTTtgttttataatattttgttatgtttGAGCATATTTACCACCGTTTGTTGGAATTATATCGCGTAAATGATATAACGTTCGCTAATTTTGTGCAGAAAAGTTTGAGAAATGGAATCTACAAAAGAAACCCAGGCTCCAGAAGGCCCTATTCTTTGCATCAATAACTGCGGCTTTTTCGGGAGTGCAGCCACTATGAACATGTGCTCAAAATGCCACAAGGAGATGATCTTGAAGCAGGACAACGCCAAACTTGCAGCTTCATCCTTTGATGACATCATCAACGGTGGTTCAGGTTCAGGTTCAGGAACCGATACTGGAAAAGATGTTGCTACTGATGTCATCATGGCCCAATCAGCACCGCAAGTGGAGTTGAATGTTGTTCCGGTGGAAGCATTACCTGGTGATTCATCTGCAAGTCAAGTCGCCGATGCTAAGCCAAAAGTGGGTCCCAGTCGATGCTCTACTTGCCGTAAGAAGGTTGGTTTGACGGGATTCAATTGCAAGTGCGGGAACCTGTTCTGCGCTGCTCACCGCTACTCTGACAAACACGAGTGTCCTTTTGATTACAGAGGTGCGGGTCGTGATGCAATAGCAAAAGCTAATCCGGTGGTGAAAGCTGAAAAGCTTGATAAGATATGAAGGAGGAGGTTTGCATTTCAGTTCAAGTAATGATTATGGTTGCCACTCAAAAGCGTCTGCGTATGAAGTTACCAAATTTACGTGCCTCTGGTTGATTgtttgatttataaatgttttatgaaatcggGGGCACCGTGCCAGTGTTATGAACATACTTATTCTCTCGTTGTTGATTGGTAGGGATTGGTTTGGTTCCGTTTGTGTTTGTTTGTCTGTTTTTGTGGTACTGCATAGATGGATGGATGGATATCATTTGTGTTTAAAGTATGTAATTTGCCCTCATTATTAATCTATTCAACTTGCAGCACTAAAAAATGATGTTTTTTGAAGGTTGCTGAACCGTACGCCACCATTTTTAGATATAGTGtcaaggtgctgtttgttttttaaagATATTTTTGTCTGAAGATCTATAAACCATGTTGTAGAGAAGATGTGGTCCGAATTCGATGAATAGTGttactgtttgtttttatgtctaaaATAATCTAATCATGTCTGCACCACTATGAAGCAGTTTGCTAGTTTGTAGATAGAATAAGacattttattttatgttttcagaTAAACAGTCTGTAGTAAAAAGGTCTGTAGGTGCACAGACATAATGCATACTATGTATTAAGATCTACAGATTGAAAAAACAAAAGACACCTAAATGTGCTTTAGAGCGTTGCACAATGCACGGATCAAGCAAATGTTTGGACATTATTAAAGTGGTAAGCTATCCTATTTATTGTTTTAGGAGGTTCGTTCTATAAAAGGACTTCTTTATGTGCTCGATGATGAATATCATTTATCATCAGCTGCTACTTTATTTCTCTTTAATTTGTATCGAACCAAATTCTCGTCACAGTAAGTAGTAGTAAATCAAGTGTCTGAAGTCCATATTCCATGTTTTAATAGCCAAATGTTAAGTTATTTGCAAATATCAGGAACTTTAACAACCCAAGTTGATTTTTGAGATGTTTAAATATGTTTTCTTTTGCTCTTTctgtagtttttttacaagttgtgGCGTCGATAAACATTTGATTTGCATTTGTGTTTTTCTCATAAAGTGACTATTATCTTGACCTTAATTTAATCTACTGCTTTATCCTTATCTCTAAATGCCTTCCAGAAATTTGATAAGTGTAACTTACCTATATGCTAAATCATTCATTTTGTACTTTTTGTTTAAAACAAACAACTTGTAATAGATTTTGTTTGTAGGACCTTTTTTCAATAAGCATCAAAATGCAAGCCGGCACATTTGAAtataatgtttaaaaaaaaaataaaaaaaaaataaaaagtatcaatTTTGCCTTTAAAAAAATACACTGTATATGAGGGGTTGGATGGGCACATAAAATGCATGATCATGCACGCTTTTTTAGTTTTCCGGACCTTTGTTCACATTTTATGAACACCAGATCGCACCGGGTGATGAATGCGTCAGAGTGTTATGTTACAAAATAGAGAATCGGTCAGGAAAAAATACATTGAAAGAGACGATTCGGTAGATTGAAAAGGGCGGGACCTAGAGGTTGATTGATGTGATTCGTCTTGTGTACTTCGTTTGGCTTGGTTCCTTTTGTTATCATGTAGTATTCGGTTTTGTTTGGTTAGTTTGTTTTTAAGGTTTTTCGGATTGTTAGGGGAGACTCGTTTATAGTTAGTTTTCATTTAGATAATTAGTTTCTAGGTGCGAGTTTCCCCCGTTTCCCCCGTCTTTTTGTAATCCTGAAACGCCCTCAGTTTTATATGAGTATTCGTTATTTTCGcccaaaaaaaaattgatagttgatGACTTGATATAACAACACcattttgttataaaaataaaaaacaaacttGATACAGATAGACTGGACCAAGAGCTGGTTGTCTGCTATAGGCAAAAGTGAGTATCAGACCAAACATACTTCTTCTGACTTGGGTTTATGATCTAAGAATACCCTGCATTTGTTTAAGGAACAAAAAACCATTTGATCATACCATAAATCTATATGATTCCCACTAACAAACCAAATACCCAAGTCCATCATTGCACAAATTTGGCATACCTACTTATATCATAACGTTTGATTAGAAGTTTAGAACCCTGATTATAATCTTATGCAACTTGCAGCACTCTCATTAAAGATACTAAATATAAAGATTACTTCACATGATAAAAAAAACttgcaaaaaaaagaaaaaaaaggtgaTCTCATTAACACAGGTAGAGCATTCAAGGAATACAGTCACGTACAACTTTATCACGTATACGATACAAAGATGTAAATACCAATGTGACATTCATAATATAAACAATACCACCAGAATAAAAGTGTCTCCAGTATATAGGAAATGATGCCAGCCTATTTGGTGTTCATCATGATCTCAAAATACATGTTTGTCAAAAGACATAATCCCCAaaattcaaaaatcaaattcagCTAAATGTATATGAGAGTTCACTCTTCGTATTTTAATGAGAGAAGAAACCAGCAAAAGCTGTTCTTAGCAACTCACCAAATTAGTAATGGACACTAATCGTATTTTGTGTCTTAAACTTACTAACTGAACAATGATGCTCTACAATCTACATAATTTAATTCAGGTAGCATTATTCTACAATATGAGTTTTAAGTACTGACAGCAGGCCCAGTAACTAAGAATTAAGCTTCATCAACCCATTATGATCCATTACCCAACCTGCCCGATCAACCCATTTTGCCACCTTTTGCCAGGATGACCAAAAATGCACCATCAGCTAACGATAAAGAAAATTGTTTTATAAAGATGTAGGCATCACTAAAATGCTACGAGAATCAGCAACATAAGGCTCATTGTACCACACAACCAAATAACTAAGTAGCTATACGAAACGATGAGATACAAATTACTACCCTAATTCAAAATAAATAATAAACCTAATGAGACTTGAAATACACATACTCACAATTCACATCTTTATCTGCAAAGAATACAAATTACATACTAATCTCGACTACCACAACCCATATCAGTCTAAGAAGGTCAACCATAAAATTCTCCTACATATACAAAAGCATAAATAGTAAAAGGTAAAAGGGTAAAGATAGAAGGTTTTCCTTGTTCgggctacccgggagggcgagtaatccgaccccatactctgataTACGCAAACCAGCATTATTACTCACCGGCTGTTTTCAACCTTTCCCTAACCACCACTAAACATTCGTCCTAGAcaggattcgaacctgagacctcttgcaaggaactctGGGCCCAAACCACTGGACTATCTAGTAATGGCATAAATGACTACCTTATATTCAGACCAGCTCGTTAGTCATGATTCATGAACCATATACCTAAAGATGATTTAGGGCCTTATGATCAACCCTTCTTACCTCAACTTACAGCACTAACATCCGACTATACAACTACGCACATATATATAAGTGGATTGCCTAAGCTACTTTTAGGGCTTATTTGCTTGATGAAATTTGAAGAAAGCCAATAAGCTCAAATTTTAACAGCTTATGAGCTTATAAGTTCAACTATATTACTAATCTAAGTTGATAAACTCATATAAGCACTTGAAAATGAGCTTACATAAACCCTAAATGAAGCTTAGCCAGCACAATCAATCACAACAATACagaaattatatttattataattatcaataaaaGTCTCCGTCCATACGGATTACTTAAATTCTCAACATAATTCAAAAAAAACAACATCATATCACATTTCCTCCAAATCAAACCCTAGATTTCGCAATTCAACACCAATACATTAACCATTATTATCAGGATACATCATAAAACAAGATTACCACAATCAAATCTCCATCATTCATCAGCGATCTGTTTCTTCAATTCGAGACGTTCGAGAGCTTTCTGGTGGGCCCAAGTTTCTAGAGTTAAATCAGGTTTTGCATTGAGTCCAACACCAAGGATGACGATAGTTAAGAAACTAGTGACGTAACAAGGTAGCTCCCAGTCTTCCCATTTTCGCGATTGTCCAGGTGGCAGTGGGGTCCGGTTGAACAAGTATCCGTTTGGACGGACTTGGTGACCCGGTGAGGTCCAGCGGGAAGGTCCGGCGTCGCTGCTACGGGTGCGGAGTGTCGCGGTGAGACGTGATCGGAGCATGGTTGATGCGATGGTTGATAAGGGTTTGGGGGATGGCATCACGACGGTGGTGGTGGAAAGACCGATGAGCGATGGGGTGTGGTTGGGGGTTATGAGGGTCGGATCTGAAGGTTTTGAGTTGAGGTGTTTTACGGTGTCGTTTTAGAAGATTAATTAAAGAGTTAATTATACCATTAGTCCTTGTAGTTTATTCAAAATTATCCCAGTAGTCCTTTACTTTTCAAAATTATACTAATAGTCCCAGTAGTTTTTAAAACGCACGACCTTCGTCATATATCTAACGACGGTTAAATTATAACGTTAAATAAGTACATGTGCCATTGCACTGGCTATAATTCATCATCTTCCTTTCTTCATTTTCTTCATTTTCATCCACCAACAATTTATTCCACAAAATCAAAATACTACTATGTAATTCCGATTCAAATCTAAATGTTATTACCAtgaatttttttttcacaattcgTATTGCAGTGTAAAATATCAAATGTAATTATGTAAATGTCATCGCTGCAAATTAAATAATATAAACCCATTTGTATTGTAACTTCAAAATACCCAAAATTCCATTCGTACTTCAATTTATTTGAAGTACCTAACAACAATTTATTCCAACAAACAAAATATGAACAATATAAAGTTTATATATCAACAGATCTACAACTCCGCTCTACAATATAAAGTTCACCATCACTCACAAACCTTCAGATCTACAACCCCGATCGAATTCTTGTATTTTCTAAGCCAGACCTACAACTACGATGGTGGTACTCATCGCCAACAACCGACGACGACGCAACAACCACCGCAGACTTTAGGAGTATGAACCCCCCGAAAGTCAATAGCCAGTATCCAGTCACCGGAGGTAGCTAGAAACGAAGAATAATGGTTAGGTACTTTGACCAGACCATTGTTACGGTGGTTTTGGTTTCGTTGGAGAATACGAAATTAATAATTTTGGAACTGTAGTTAGGTTTCTATATTGATCAATTTGATATATGTAGAATGGATCTCGATTGTTGTGAATTTAGAAATGATACAGTATTAGAAATGATTTTTGGTTTTTATTCATTTTAGTTAGAAATGGATTTGATGTCTACTTGGGTTTGGTTAGGTTCTTATTGATTTTTGGTATCTTAGTGGATTCACAAAAGAACTGGAAATTTGAGTATTCCGAAGATGAATTCTTAATGAATGAATGTTTGATTAATAAATGTTTAAATGAATGAAATCTAGGTTTCAAGAAAAAAAGTCAGAGAAAGGAGACCGAGGGAGCGAAGAGAAGAAGAAAGGTGACATAAATGACCAGATAACCCATCAAATGTTGTGCACATGTACTTATTTAACGATACAAGTTGATTGGCATTAGATATAGGACTAACACCATCCGTTTAAAAAATTATAGGGACTAcacatataatttaaaaaaaaatgactACCGGTATAAGTTTAAATAAACCACAAGGACCAACGATATAATTAACTCTTAGTTAAATTAAATAAAGACAAAATTACACCACTGGTCCATCATCTTTATCAACTTATCATGAATTGGTAAACATTGACGTAACATTCTCAATGTCGTCGTCATCTCATCTATCGTTTCCTCTTCCAGTACATCAAATCTGTAAACCGGAACTGCCTTCCAACGCAACAATTCCTTCATTCGTTCCTCTAACAAATTTCAATTTCTCAACGAATTTAACGCCAAGTTCGCCAAAGAAATTTCTCGTTGAAAAATATCTGAGGAATAACAGAGCTTTCAGACCGTTCGATCAGTTCCTTCTCACTAGATGTATACATGTCAATATTAATCTCCAAGTACCGTAAATTTCAGTCTCTAAAATATGACCTAACTGTCGTTGAGTCACGACAATTTAACCGTGAAAAAAAACGTGATTCGTCCCCTGAACTGATCAATTTCATTTTTTTCGTTTTTAGGTTTACTGTAACTTTGAGACCTAATAGATTAAACTCCGCTACGTTTGATACCTTTTTGTTTATTAAAAACTACGTTGTTATCATGACAGTTATCGTCCATTAATAACGACAATCATTTCGTTATTGCAGCTGATAAGCTATTACCCTTTTCTCTAAATAAATGCTAATTGCTGGAACGATAATTTCAGGTTAAGAGTTTCATCGTGTAATTGACCGTGGAAAGAGCCTATAAAACCGAGAGATAGAAGAGAACGGGAAAGCCTTGTATCTAAAAACATGATGCCTAACCAAATAAGACGCTATCTAAAGATGAGTCTCGCCCTAAAATACATGAACCGCAAACAGGGAACAAAACGAAAACAAACCCAGAACACCAATAAAATGCAAACAAAACTAAATAAACAACAAATTGTATGTACCAAACGAACACTAACGACTACCAAGGTTGTGTCCTATGCGATTGACACATTTTTACCTTTTTTGCACGGTTGGAGAAATTTGCAAATTTGCCCCCCAATTTCATAATTCACCACCTTACCAGTTCTTGATACGAACAAATACTTATTATAGGAACCAAGAATGAAAGAATACAAAGGGCCATCCTCCAAAGAATGAGTGATGTGTCATCTCCAAATACAGCACCATGATCTTCATTATACAAATACGGTAACTCCTCCTGAACCAGAAGATCATCTTCAAAGTCTCACAACCGGAGAGAAGCATCATCCTCCGCTACCATCTTTTTGCCCTTTCTCGACACATTAGGCCACTACCACCACATTTTGGGCCATTATTGAGCCCGATTTCACAAACGAATTATGGCCACCAATGTCATTAGCCAAAGTAAAATCCAATGAACCAAACATCCCGTTCATGGCGAGGATAAAATTCTTCTATTAGGTCGGAACGTGTTCGACCCAAATCAGCTTTACCAACATTAACCGAAGAGgaatttgttggtttattttggctagtagaagatatgtttatcccacattggtgggaggaagatgtgaggggtgagtgacttggttatataagaggggctaagtcttcattccaaatcgcaccaatcaatacgctttaagtatttgattatttctttctttcttacccttgtttgaaagttgtattagttaaatattttagagagtgtagttggcttaagagagtcatctatatcattgtaacaatttgtgatatagtgtatttttctctttgggggccggtggttttttctcctgttttggagtttccacgttaaatcttgtgttgtgtattgtttttatttctttactattattgttgggctgggtggtgggaattagtgagaccgtaatttcccaacaactggtatcagagcgtcaggtttgacgggggtcttggttataggagtcggagtatgctctgtggttgccacgggagtggatcgtccacatcagaaacgagttctattgatcgtatagggtatctggttagacaatattttttctgattcgtagtaatagttggatttgttagtggcgagttgtggatttccgatttaaagggtcctggctacctgctacatcttttggctattcgaaacgtgagcaaaatcagagaaagtgttgtttataggatacgtacacgatgtcgaagttcagtccaatgaggtttgatgttgagaaatttgatgggaggatcaattttggcttatggcaggttcaagtcaaggatgtgttgattcagtctggtttacacaaggctttgaagggtaaacccacccttgttcccggcagtgattctagcaagaagttcgatgaagaagaatgggatgatatggatttgagggcggcaagtgcgattcgtttgtgtcttgcaaagaacgtgcttgcaaatgtgcacgggttatcaacggcaaatgagctttgggttaaactagagcagttataCCAggacaagggcatctcaaatcggttgtgtcttaaagaacaatttcatactctgcgtatggatgggggttcaaagatttcagatcatctaagtattcttaatggtattgtttcagaacttgaagctattggagttaaagtggacgatgaagataaagctttgaggttgatattatctttgtcatcgtcttatgaacacatgaaacctattttgatgtatgggaaagaaactctgaagtttgaagacgttactagcaagctcctatctgaGGAGAAAAGATTAGAAGGTAACGGagtctcgtcatcagaagctacggtactgttgtgttcggataggcagaagagaaactctagaaagaatctgacatgctggaagtgcgggaagactggacatgtaagggttaattgttccggtggagctaatccggcaaatggctccaaagacgctaacattgtctccgttgttacggagagtgacgaattcctctgaagtcacgtcatcctcatggtgtgtccgcgccaccgtggaaagggatgtttgttagcggttccacaattacacatgggcattggtttggcgttgatgcaggctgtgtggtggaaaccgatgttgtagctgatgggactttcgggaaagccaaacagggaagttgcaccataaagtttcagctggttgttcaacaacatgtgccgaagtgaaatgcttggaatgtgatattctaagtgctatactcttaatggtggagtatgataattcttgttaagagttatgattgtctgtgatgacaatgattgtcggtttagacaatgttcgatgaagatgcaagttttgtctcttgggagataatgtcaacggcatgaagatgaggatcttgaagttgtcgtcgaggaagcatctacatcggttatccttgcaatgtggaagcatggttatcttcttctatccaaaaggtggagatttgttggtttattttggctagtagaagatatgtttatcccacattggtgggaggaagatgtgaggggtgagtgacttggttatat
This genomic interval carries:
- the LOC139898679 gene encoding zinc finger A20 and AN1 domain-containing stress-associated protein 4-like: MESTKETQAPEGPILCINNCGFFGSAATMNMCSKCHKEMILKQDNAKLAASSFDDIINGGSGSGSGTDTGKDVATDVIMAQSAPQVELNVVPVEALPGDSSASQVADAKPKVGPSRCSTCRKKVGLTGFNCKCGNLFCAAHRYSDKHECPFDYRGAGRDAIAKANPVVKAEKLDKI
- the LOC139898681 gene encoding uncharacterized protein; this translates as MPSPKPLSTIASTMLRSRLTATLRTRSSDAGPSRWTSPGHQVRPNGYLFNRTPLPPGQSRKWEDWELPCYVTSFLTIVILGVGLNAKPDLTLETWAHQKALERLELKKQIADE